ATGGTATTATCCTGACTAGCCCAAGAGATGGTTGAAAAATTCTCTCGGCTAACTTATCCGCTTGCCGGATTCTCTGATGGACGGAAGAAGGAATTGGCAAAGGATATGGTGTAGCGTTTAATCTGGAAAATCCAGCTCTATCCATATTATTGGATGAACGTTCACAATTAAGGACTTATAAAATAATCGGCTTTTGGAAGGGTAAAATATGAGTTTAAAAGGGGCAAAAGACCAAGAGCCCATACCATATCAGGTACTATTAGATGAAAACCGTGCTTTAAAAGATGAGATACAGAACCTTAGAGTGTGCCTGGAAGAAGCTGATGAACTCCGGCGAGCCATAAGTGAAAGGGAGCTTGAGAGTAAGAGGGCTGAGGAGACATTGGCTTTCGAAAGATCGCAGCTCCTGTCAATTTTCGATGGAATGGACGATGTGGTGTACGTGACCGATCCGTACACCTACGAGGTGCTGTATGCGAATAGAGCGATGAAGGAGAAGTTCGGCGGTGAACTCATGGAAGGGATTTGCTACCGGGAGTTCCAGCGGAGGGTTTCTCCCTGCGATTTCTGCACCAATCCGATTATTTTAAAGGAGAGGGATAAGCCCTACCACTGGGAGTATTACAACCCAACTGTGGACCGATATTTCATGATTATGGACCGGATCATCAAGTGGCCGGATGGTAGAGATGTGCGGTTAGAGATTGCGAAGGACATTACTGAACGCAAAAGAGCTGAAGAAGCCTTGCGGATTTCTGAAGAGAGATATCGTTCGCTGTTCAATTCAATCGACGAAGGCTTCAATATTATCGAGATGATCTTCGACGACAATGGAAAAGCAGTGGACCATCGGATCCTTGAGGCCAATCCGTCGCAAGAGAAGATGACAGGACTTAAGGATGTCGTAGGCAAGCGAGCTCGTGAGCTTCTCCCTAATTTCGAAGATTATTGGATCGAGAGCTTCGGCCAGGTAGCAATAACTGGCGAGCCAGTCCGGTTAGAAAACCGGATTGAAGAACTTGATCGCTGGTTTGACGTCTACGCTTCGCGTTTCGGGGGTGAAGGCAGCAGAAAAGTAGCTGTTGTTTTCAATGACATTACCCAGCGAAAATTGGCTGAAGAGGCACTGCACCAGAGTGAAAAGCGGTTGAACTTCGCACTCGAAACCATACACACCGGCGCGTGGGATCTCGACCTAGTGAATTATGATTTTTCCCATCGATCACTCGAGCACGACCGCATCTTCGGCTACGAGCAACTTCTCCCGAAGTGGACCTACGAAATGTTCCTCAACCACGTGTTGCCTGAGGACCGAGCGATGGTGGACAAAGAATTCCAGAAGGCTATAACCTCGGGTGGCGATTGGAGTTTCGAGTGTCGTATCAGGCGCGTGGATGGTGTAATCCGGTGGATCTGGGCAGCAGGACGGCACCAAGTAGATTATACCGGAAATGTTCGTTGGATGGCGGGGATAGTCCAAGACATTACAGAGCGCAAGCGGGCGGAGGAGACGCTGCGCGAGACTGAATTGAGTTGTAAGGTTGCCGAAGCTGTCGAGTCTGAACGGCAGCGGCTCTTTGATGTGCTGGAGACATTGCCGGTAATGATAGCTCTGCTAACACCTGACCATCGAATTGCCTTTGCCAACCGCAGTTTCCGTGAAAAGTTCGGTGAGTCAGAAGGTCTGCACTGTTATGAGTGTTGCTTTGGGAGCACCCAGCCCTGTGAGTTCTGTGAATCATATAAAGTGCTTGAAACCGGTCAACCTCACCATTGGGAAGTTACTACCCCAGAAGGAAGTGTGATTGATGTCTACAATTTCCCCTTTACTGATGTAGACGACTCTCCCATGATCCTCAAGATGGACATTGACATTACCGAGCGCAGGAAAGCAGAAGAAAAACTTCGGGATAGTGAGGAAAAGTACCGAAACATTGTAGAGACAGCAAATGAAGGCATACTCATAACCGACGATAAAGCCACAATCACGTATGTTAACCAGAAGCTAGTAGACATGCTAGGATATACCCTGGAAAATTTTATTGGTAAACCAATATGGGGTTTCATCAGTGAAGAATATAGACCTATTGTCAAACAAAATCTTAAAAAGAGGATGAAGGGTGCAAGTGGGAGTTATGAATTGAAATTGATACGTAAAGACGGCTCATCCCTCTGGACATTTCTAAATGCCAAACCTCTTCTTTCTAAGGACGGTAATTATTTGGGCGCTATGAGCATGCTAACTGATATTACTGAGCGCAAAAAAGCTGAAGAATCTCTGGCAAATATTGAGACTGCCCGTAAGAAGGAAATTCACCACAGAATAAAGAATAACCTTCAGGTAATTTCCTCCCTGCTGGACCTTCAGGCTGAGCAGTTCAAAAATCGGGTGAATATTAAGGATTCGGAGGTTCTTGAAGCCTTTAGGGAAAGCCAGGATAGAGTGATATCTATGGCTCTTATTCATGAAGAGCTTTACAAAGGTGGAGGGTTCGAAACACTAAACTTTTCTTCTTATATTCAGGAACTCGCAGAGAATCTTTTCGAGACATATAGCCTTGGAAGCTCCAATATTAGCTTAAAGCTGGATCTTAAAGAGAATATTTTATTTGACATGGATACTGCAGTCCCATTAGGAATAATTGTCAATGAACTTGTTTCCAACTCCCTCAAACATGCATTTATAGGCAGAGATAAAGGAGAGATTCTGATCAAACTCAGTCGAGAAGAAAATGAAGGATGTATAAAAAGTGTAACCGAAGATTGTAAGAGTACCAGCTTCATTCTCACTGTTTCAGATGATGGTGCAGGTATTCCAGAAAATCTTGATATTGAAGAGCTTGATAGTCTTGGGTTTCAACTTATAACTTCCCTTGTAGACCAATTAGGTGGGAAGTTTGAATTGAAAGGGAACACTGGCACAGAGTTCACTATGAGATTCACAGTGATAGAGAAAGATGATCTTACTCAAGTTGACTTAAAACCACAGGAAAATGAGTAAAAAGTTTAGTGCGAGAGATGCGATTCGAACATACGAACTCCTGCGAGACCAGGCTCTAATTCCATTAACATCTCCATAATACAAGTATAAAAAATGGATATAAGTATAAAAGATGGTATTTATAGTTTTAAGATGAGCTCAATGTTAAACCTTCTTCTTTCATAAAGCAAGTCAATGGATTCAAATGCTCATAATCTGAGTAGTTACCGTCAACTGTACAGAATACATAATCACCACTCTTCCTACCATAATTTATCTTCTCCCAAAGGCCAAAGGTACTGTTTTCAGCATCATTCAAAATTGCAGAGTATCTCACTCCGACAATAATCATCCTAGGCTACAGCACTCTGCCACCGAGTTCATTATGTGATCTAGAGTTAGCAATAACTTAATCCTGATTCTTTTTTAGATAATTAATTTGATAGTATATATAGTGGATCAATTCTTCAAACTTATTAATTTCAGATAGATAATTTTCATACGTATGGAGTTTAGTTTTTTGTTCCTGAGTAGTGGCATTTTTTCTATATTCTTCTATAAGGGGAGTTATTCTCGTTTTTGCAATGTCCAATTCGGTTTCAAATCCATTCCTGATTTGGATAGCAAAAGCATCTAACAGGTTTTTTTCCATATACAGATATGTCCTGCGAGATCCTGGCTTGTATATCCTTTTTATGCTCCAAAATTGTTCAATATTTTTAATCTTAAGGCTGATAGAAGCAAGACTATATCCGGTTCTCTGTGCTAATTCCTCCATACTTATTTCATTTGATTCAAAGTTAAGTATCGATAGGATTTGTGCAGTGATATCATCAACCCCATAGCCTTTAAAAATCTCATGACCGATGTCAATTATCTTTTCTTCAATATCCTTCATTTTTCTCACTCATGAATCGGAGTATTTCTTATCAAATATTAGGAGATAGATAATCAGGCTGATACCAGTTTTAATCCGCCAATACCAATGACAATTAATCCAATAAAGAAGATTCGTGTTATATTCATTGACTCATTGAAAAGGAGTATTCCCAATACTGTTGTCCCAATAATACCAATACCTGTCCAAACTGCATAAGCTGTTCCAACAGGCAATGTTCTCAAAGCTCTTTCCAATAAATACATGCTTAAAATCAAAGTAATGACCGTAAATACCACTGGATAGAATCTGGTTAATCCGTTACTGTATTTTAATCCGATTGCCCATCCGGTTTCAAATAATCCTGCAATTATTAAAATTATCCATTCCATGATTATTCCTTTCACAGCTTTTAATAATTATTAAAAGCTGTTGATGTTAAATTTGTATTTATACATTTTGGAAAAGAATTCGTTTAGCTCACAGTAAGAAATCAAAATAAACTTGAGCAAAAAGTCAAAACACGGTTATGCAATAAAAACTACACAAGCTCGTACCTTTTCCGGCTTCGTATATGCCAGTAGATCAGTTCGAGGGGTGGGACTCGAGCTCACGGGATCCTTCGATACCAGATCTTAATTCTACCGCCTTAGAAAAGCATCTTGCCACAACTTAAAAGAAACGTAAAAAACCAAAATAGTTATAGGATTAATTAAAAAAAGTTAAATGCAAGAGGTGCGATTCGAACGCACGAACTCCTACAAGACTGGACTCTGAATCCTATATGAAATACGATACTGGATTTAGACATATTTTTATATAATGCCGTTATATTACTTTTATGAAAAACCCTCCCGAGTTTACGGAAAAGAATAGAGAAATTATTGACGATTATATACGTTATGCTGTCTTAGCTGGGAAGAAAGAAAAGTCGATTCTTGGGGAACAGTGGAGATTAAAAGCATTTGTCGAGTTCATGAAAAATGAACCTCTTAATACAGTTGAAAAGAAAGATTTAGAGAATTTCATAATTCACCGCAAAAAGACATGCAGTAAGACAACTGTGCACAATAACTTTTTGACCCTAAGAACTTTCTTTCAATGGCTAAAGCCTGGCAATGATTTTTTTACGGGAATCAAAAGCAAGCAACCCAAAAATAACTTACCTGTAGATGAAGTCCTTTTATCTAGAGATGTCCTTACTCTACGGGATGCTGCAAACAATCAGAGGGATAGGGCTTTAGTTATGGTACTCTGGGACTCCGCAACAAGAAAAGGTGAACTATTGAACATAAATATAGGACATATCCAGCCTGATAAATACGGAGCTACAGTTATTGTTGACGGAAAGACGGGGAAAAGAAGAATAAGGCTTATCGATAGCGTCCCAGACCTGCAGCTTTATCTAAATATTCATCCCCTCAGGGACGATCCTAGCGCGCCTCTGTTCATTACAGATAGGAAATATAATGGAAATTACAGAAGGCTCAATGAACAAACAGTAAACAATATGCTAAATAGCCTCGCAGATAAGGCTGGAATAAAAAAGAATGTTTATCCTCATGCATTTCGACATGGTCGGTTAACAGATCTTGCTAAAAGAGGATTTAATGAGATGGAATTAAGAATATTTGCAGGTTGGACTAAGGAGAGCAACATGCCTGCAACATATTTACATCTTTCAGGTGCAGATATTGAAAAGAAATTGCTTGCTAAGAATGGAATTATTGAAGACGATAGTAAGGAAAGAGAGGAAGAACTTAAACCTGCAGAATGCCCTCGATGCAAAACCAAGAACCCTGTAGGTGCAAAGTATTGTTATATATGTTCAATGATCCTAGATCACAAACTTGCTGTAGATGTCCAAGACATAAAGACCGTAACTGTTGGACAGGCAGACAATACTATGATGTTAGAACTTTTAAACCTCGTGAAGAAATTCAACGAAACACAATAAATGCGTTCAATCTAGTGAGGATGTAAATTTGTTAATTTAAACATTTATAAAATAACAGTTCAAAAGGGTTTTCAAGCTGAGTGAGACGTTTAATGCATTCCAATGGCACTCAGCTAAGCGATTTTTCAATTTTTTCGATAATATGCTGATAACCATAGAAATTCAATAAATCATATAATACAACTTTAGAGTCATCAGAAATGTTCTCTAAAACCGAGGGTATTTTAATTTTATCCTTAGCCATTACCTCGCTTATGTTTCTTAGCTCGCTTAAAATTAATTCATCTATTATGTCTACGTCGTCTTCTGATTTCTTCTTAGAATATTCTTCAATAATCTTTTTTGAGTTTTGTGCAAATGTTATTTCTGTGGTGGAAGCAGTGCCATCAAATATGTCTTGATAATAAAAATGCTCGAATAGTAAATCTAGATATAATCTATTAAATGTCTTATTTTGATCTCTCATCAAAGAAAGTATTTCTTCCATTTCCAGACACATATTTTGATACTCATCGGGCGTTTTCAAGATTGCTTCTATTTCTATTTTTGATAATTCCGGAATATTTTCTCTGAACTTCATATAAAAACTCTTTATCCAAGGTATTGGTTCGAGAGGGAATAAGCTCGGGTTTTGAGATCTATTTCTTTTTATTGCTTGGATAGCGTTGTCTCCAGTGGGTTTACTTCTCTTTCTTTCTCTCGCCTCTTCGCTGTAGCAACCACATACTCGCCAAGCATATTCTTCAAGGATTTCGTCATTTTTCTGAGCTAACTCTTCCATTATTTCCCGGAACCTCTTTTTAGGCAGTTCAACATTAAGCTTGCCCTTAATATGTTTAGCATTACACTCATTTAGAAGTTCTTCGATGCGTTGTTCTTTTTTAAAACCCTTATCGTGGTTGAAGATTTCTCGAGCACGGGAATGTAACGTTTTAATATCAGTATTCATGCATGCATTAAAAAACGAGGTTGATAACCTCAATAGAACAAAGAAGTAAACATAACGCAAAGACTTTTTATCAATACCAAATTTGCGGAGGAGAATAGCTAAGGATTTTTCATATTCATTTAATTGTATATCATGGAGCTGAGAGCGAATACTTTCCAAATTTAGGACGCTTGTTATATCCCATAAGTTATACTTACGCCGACCTTTTTTAGTTTTCGTCGGTACGATACACTCATGGTCTTCTAACTCGTGTAAGTGTCGATTAATGTTTCCCTGATTTGCTTTTTCATCTTTTTTGTTTAATTTCTCTCTAATTTTTGACTCTTCAAGTGGTCCATTATTTTCAAGAATATATATTATGATTTTTTGTTTTACGCCGCTTTGCGATATTTCTCCTTTTTTTCTTGCCATATTGTATGATATGTATTGAGGGTATTTAAAATATATGTTATCACAATGGTCTTTGATTAGCAGAGATATTTTGTATGTAGCTATTGAATATTTAGTACATATATGTAATTTATTTCTAAAAAATCCTAGAAATAGCTTTTATAGAAAATCCGCGTACAATTAGACGTGATTAAAATGAATATATCACTTGGACAACGGAAAATTCAAAAAACGGGTTACAGTTTTCTTTGCCCTTTGCCCACAATATGGATAAGAAATGTCAATCTCAACCAGAGTAGCTCAGTGAACATTGAACTAATGGATGACAATTCGTTAAGAATTACACCCAGCTCGACAGGCCCTGCAAGATCTGAGAGAGCCGAGTGTACTACACCCAACAAAAAGTAAAGGTGCAGATAATGAATTCAATTACTACAAATTATTTATCATTTTCCTCTTATGCGAAACAAATCTATACAACAAAAAAGGAAGCCGTAGACTTTCTGGAAAACTCTTTAGACCCCTATGAACATGCTATAGGAGTTCTGATTAAAAAGTATGCGGGGGTGTCAAACTCTGAGTAAAACAACAACTTTTGATTTCAATACTATACGAAATTATGAGTTTTCCTTTGCTTTAATTTTAGAGGGAGGAGAAAGTTTATGAACTCTTTCTTTGAGGAAGATGATGATATACTTCCTCCAGAGCCTGACCTTTCTCAGTACATCGATGCTAGCATTTTTGAACAGCATTGTAAAGCCTGCAGACATAGAATAATAGAAAGACAACAGGCAAGAAAACACAAACCTCAGACATTCAAGAGGGGAAAATAAATGTCCCTTTCTTCAGGAAATACTGATCCAGAGGAGTTTAAAAAGTTCCATCAGTTATTAACAAAAGGCAAACATGATTATCAGCCTTTTTATTTTCCTTTGGTCAAAAAAGGAAAAGACCCATTACCTGGAATAAGCTGGAAGAATAACAGAAAAACGTTTTCTGAAGCTTACAGCCTAATGGAAAAGGGATTTAATATCGGTATTGCAAGCACGGATAAAGATAACCTCTGCATAGTTGATATAGACAATCTGGAGGCAGTAGGAGAAGCTAAAACAACCTTAACAGTAAAATCCAGAAAACAAATTGGAAGGCACTGTTTTTATTTTACTGATGACGAACCAGCACAGGGGGAAGGTGCAATATTTAAAAACAGTGCTAAACAGAACATAGCAACAGAGAAAGCAGGAGAAGTTCGTGCAAACTGGCAGTATGTTGTATGTTCGGGGTCATTCGTTCCTTGTTCAGAAGAGGAAATTAACAGGATTCCAGAGGAAGACCGCATACATGCTGGAAAGTACAGGCTCTGTTTAAAGTCTGATGTCTCGAATATAACTTATGAAGAGTTACCGGAAATATACAAGGCAACGCTAGAAGAAAGAAGAGCAACTGAAGTAGTTGCTAATATAAGGAAAATAGAACAAAGGCAGTCTAAAAGCTGGGAGCAGGGGCAAAAAAATAAAAGTGCTCTGTTTGGTCTGGATATACATGATGTTACCGGAAGGAGCAACCAACCTGGGAAACGTTTTGAAATGTTTGCTGAGTTGCATGGTTCTGAAACGGGTAAAAATGCCAGCATTTCCGGGGATGTTTTGCACTGTTGGCGGCATAATGTCAGCCATAATGCTATAACTTATCTGGCGGTAGCCTCTGGGGTTTCTACATGTTCTAGGGCTGGCTTTCCACATGGTGGGGGAAGTTCAGGAGTAGACATAGAAGACCCATATACTCAGTTTACTATCTGGAAATATGCTAAAGATCATGGATATATTCCAAAAAGCGATCCTATACCCTCTAAAGCATTAATTTACTGCGCACTGAATCAGAAGCTATGTACAAAGGAAGAAATAACCGATGGCTGGAAGCTCCCGGTATCTATCTATAACAAGGTTCTGGAAGACTGCAAGAAGGAGGGAATAGAGACTGGAAGACAGCCAACAAAAGAAAAGAAAGGAAAACAGAAAATCAGTGAAGTTAGACCCGAAAAAATAAGCGTTCCTTTTGACGTAGTTGCAGAGCATATATTGAAGAATAATCATATTTTTTCAATGAGGGACAATAGGCAAATATACCTTTACAAAGACGGAGTTTACAAAAGCGAAGGCACTGAAGCAGTTTTAGATACTAAAATCAGGAACGTACACAATGAATATTATGTAAAATATTGGAATGAAGCTAACCCTGGATTTCCTTTAACTCATGTTTCAAAAGCTACGGCAAAATATGTAAGTGAGGTGCTGGCCTATATAAGATCTTATACTCACATTACACGTGACAGTATCGAAGAAAACCAGGACAAATATATTAACCTGAAAAACGGGCTTTTCAATCTTGAAACGTGGGAACTTAAACCCCACACACCGGATATAAAATTGATTAGACAAATTCCGGTTTTCTATGACAAAGATGCAGAATGTCCTCAAATAAGCAAGTTTTTACATGATATAGTTTCAGAGCCGGAT
The genomic region above belongs to Methanosarcina horonobensis HB-1 = JCM 15518 and contains:
- a CDS encoding PAS domain S-box protein; this translates as MSLKGAKDQEPIPYQVLLDENRALKDEIQNLRVCLEEADELRRAISERELESKRAEETLAFERSQLLSIFDGMDDVVYVTDPYTYEVLYANRAMKEKFGGELMEGICYREFQRRVSPCDFCTNPIILKERDKPYHWEYYNPTVDRYFMIMDRIIKWPDGRDVRLEIAKDITERKRAEEALRISEERYRSLFNSIDEGFNIIEMIFDDNGKAVDHRILEANPSQEKMTGLKDVVGKRARELLPNFEDYWIESFGQVAITGEPVRLENRIEELDRWFDVYASRFGGEGSRKVAVVFNDITQRKLAEEALHQSEKRLNFALETIHTGAWDLDLVNYDFSHRSLEHDRIFGYEQLLPKWTYEMFLNHVLPEDRAMVDKEFQKAITSGGDWSFECRIRRVDGVIRWIWAAGRHQVDYTGNVRWMAGIVQDITERKRAEETLRETELSCKVAEAVESERQRLFDVLETLPVMIALLTPDHRIAFANRSFREKFGESEGLHCYECCFGSTQPCEFCESYKVLETGQPHHWEVTTPEGSVIDVYNFPFTDVDDSPMILKMDIDITERRKAEEKLRDSEEKYRNIVETANEGILITDDKATITYVNQKLVDMLGYTLENFIGKPIWGFISEEYRPIVKQNLKKRMKGASGSYELKLIRKDGSSLWTFLNAKPLLSKDGNYLGAMSMLTDITERKKAEESLANIETARKKEIHHRIKNNLQVISSLLDLQAEQFKNRVNIKDSEVLEAFRESQDRVISMALIHEELYKGGGFETLNFSSYIQELAENLFETYSLGSSNISLKLDLKENILFDMDTAVPLGIIVNELVSNSLKHAFIGRDKGEILIKLSREENEGCIKSVTEDCKSTSFILTVSDDGAGIPENLDIEELDSLGFQLITSLVDQLGGKFELKGNTGTEFTMRFTVIEKDDLTQVDLKPQENE
- a CDS encoding ACT domain-containing protein, with amino-acid sequence MIIVGVRYSAILNDAENSTFGLWEKINYGRKSGDYVFCTVDGNYSDYEHLNPLTCFMKEEGLTLSSS
- a CDS encoding GbsR/MarR family transcriptional regulator, with product MKDIEEKIIDIGHEIFKGYGVDDITAQILSILNFESNEISMEELAQRTGYSLASISLKIKNIEQFWSIKRIYKPGSRRTYLYMEKNLLDAFAIQIRNGFETELDIAKTRITPLIEEYRKNATTQEQKTKLHTYENYLSEINKFEELIHYIYYQINYLKKNQD
- the sugE gene encoding quaternary ammonium compound efflux SMR transporter SugE is translated as MEWIILIIAGLFETGWAIGLKYSNGLTRFYPVVFTVITLILSMYLLERALRTLPVGTAYAVWTGIGIIGTTVLGILLFNESMNITRIFFIGLIVIGIGGLKLVSA
- a CDS encoding site-specific integrase; the encoded protein is MKNPPEFTEKNREIIDDYIRYAVLAGKKEKSILGEQWRLKAFVEFMKNEPLNTVEKKDLENFIIHRKKTCSKTTVHNNFLTLRTFFQWLKPGNDFFTGIKSKQPKNNLPVDEVLLSRDVLTLRDAANNQRDRALVMVLWDSATRKGELLNINIGHIQPDKYGATVIVDGKTGKRRIRLIDSVPDLQLYLNIHPLRDDPSAPLFITDRKYNGNYRRLNEQTVNNMLNSLADKAGIKKNVYPHAFRHGRLTDLAKRGFNEMELRIFAGWTKESNMPATYLHLSGADIEKKLLAKNGIIEDDSKEREEELKPAECPRCKTKNPVGAKYCYICSMILDHKLAVDVQDIKTVTVGQADNTMMLELLNLVKKFNETQ
- a CDS encoding phage/plasmid primase, P4 family, which encodes MSLSSGNTDPEEFKKFHQLLTKGKHDYQPFYFPLVKKGKDPLPGISWKNNRKTFSEAYSLMEKGFNIGIASTDKDNLCIVDIDNLEAVGEAKTTLTVKSRKQIGRHCFYFTDDEPAQGEGAIFKNSAKQNIATEKAGEVRANWQYVVCSGSFVPCSEEEINRIPEEDRIHAGKYRLCLKSDVSNITYEELPEIYKATLEERRATEVVANIRKIEQRQSKSWEQGQKNKSALFGLDIHDVTGRSNQPGKRFEMFAELHGSETGKNASISGDVLHCWRHNVSHNAITYLAVASGVSTCSRAGFPHGGGSSGVDIEDPYTQFTIWKYAKDHGYIPKSDPIPSKALIYCALNQKLCTKEEITDGWKLPVSIYNKVLEDCKKEGIETGRQPTKEKKGKQKISEVRPEKISVPFDVVAEHILKNNHIFSMRDNRQIYLYKDGVYKSEGTEAVLDTKIRNVHNEYYVKYWNEANPGFPLTHVSKATAKYVSEVLAYIRSYTHITRDSIEENQDKYINLKNGLFNLETWELKPHTPDIKLIRQIPVFYDKDAECPQISKFLHDIVSEPDIDLLCEIAGYCLTTDCSHQKAFMLYGVGSNGKSVFLALLEALVGGENTSAESLQKLEFDKYRTAKLYGKLVNICGDIPDSKMHKSEVFKKLTSGLDLIDGENKYQDSFQFRNTAKLVFSANVLPEGKKDKAYYRRWVLVRFPNNFEGGKEDKTLITRLKDPEELSGFLNLALQGLKRLKENGKFSNDKSVEDTQREYEFNSNPIAAFMDECTKGSQEDIDAIILYSTYVLWAEVNDKRVTPFNQFGKELKKLGYENYRDNEPGKNCRKKITHWCNIEIIKEAQDRLNWKKDIEACPKYLLATDAEKMQLGQDGQALPLPQTCLVNKPYCHSCVYYTEDANIKGKNEKKIENSLTNNLYACPKMHFFDNKRVRTGSQDIHIDEPVLTQKKLISEQQNEEYSMKNLEYITSFRADLKKLVSSSHNHSVDNIPSLLDEFNRRYPGYKQVLGNQTLLDEAERLSKWGWE